ACCTTGAAAGTACAAAATTAATACCGCTAAGCGAAGACACATCGTTTCATATTACAATTTATATAGGTGGAGAAGATAATCCAAATTATGCAGGTGTAGAAGCTATTCCTACAATAGCTAAACAAATACTTGTGTCTAGTGGTCCTAGCGGAACTaacaaagaatatttatataaattagcgTCTGCGATGCGAATAATAGCGCCGAATGTATATGATGAGCATTTGTTCACTTTAGAAGCTGCTGTAAAGACACTAGAAAAAGAACAAACAGAAAAAGTAAAATCAAATGAAAACTCAACTATCGACAAGAATAGATAAAACAAAAAACATATTTCATTAGAAAATTGTTCCAGATAGAAAATATGATATTtattgtaatgtaatttaaattaattttatgtaaaacaaaatataaaaataatgtttcaaAACAGTAACAACtcctaataaatattttatataatttatttagaaaaatgaGTAACCCGTTTAACCGTTTTTAGCTTGagaaagtaacattcaattttgaATTCATATCAAACGTTACTTCGACTAATTCGATATTGATcaaattgacaaataataaaaatattatatttatgtgTCTATAGAAGAAtaattgtatatgtatttacGTTCGATtccgaataaaattgaaatactaTAACACGCGTATCGATATCGATTTATTTCGTCCATTAAATCCTAAGGTTATCAAATCAGCCTCTAACTATAATGTTAATTTGAAAGAAATGATAATACTTCATTTCGTATACTTTACAGAaataacattttcgcaaagataGCAATTATTTACAACGACGCTAAGTTGAAATCTTCCGAAAAAGATAAATGTTTACATTTGCGAGGGAACTATTTTTATTACGCATGAGCGTGCGTTGACGCGTAATGATCAGCTGAACGTACTTACGTAGTTCCGCCATTTCTTATTGTTAGAACAACTGTCAAACCCAGTAGTTCGTCTGCGGGTCTGTTTCCTCTCTGTACcgacgaatacgataaaaaaaGCCAAGATTGGGTGATCCATTAACGTGAAAGCGTTTCGGACGCATCCGGGTAagttatttttcaaaatcttccAGTTTTTATATCACATATATTGTTGCTAAATACATCGAGTGCCCAGCTAAGACAAAATGGTGGTAAGATCCGAACTGAACGGTAGAGTGAACCATGTATTTAATAGTTACATTTTCAGTTGTTCTACATTCGAAAATTCTTTTATGTAAAACCGTTTCGATCAGACTAATCGCTTTCGTTACATTCACTTGTTTATTATGTTGCATTTAACATTTGTCGGGCATTCTTTGTATCAAGTTctacaataaagaaataaatattgtaaacattgtattatttttttctgcAAATAACAGCTAAATATATACAAAAGGGATATGTATAGTGTATAGTATACTCTGACAGATTTTTGATTGAGGTACATATTATATGTTCGCTTGGTGGACGATGACTTATCATTAATGACTCAGACGAAAACAACACGAAACATTGACGAAAACAAACAACATTAAGTTTGTTCCAAAGTTCATTCGGCACTCGAAGTCAAGAAACTGTATAATCTATTaaatgtaatatacatatatatacacatttgatttatttatgtattaaaaTGCTAGTTTTTCAAATCACTTGTAATCGTACAATGAGTTTTGAAGTTTAGACTTTTTATAGAAGCGTATCCGTAGAAAAGAATAACGCGATAACATATAAATAAACTATTACTTAGGTAACGCGTGTATGttatcgaaaaatatttttcgttaatgtaggtaaaaatatatatatttgcatattatatatgtacatacatatacagggtgttgccTGTAAGGCGAAACATGATTTTTCACCCACTTGCAGCCATCCCACAAAAAAAGTTTAGAACGAGAGATGCAGGGTATGGTGTGCACAATAGATATCAttacaaaaatttcgaaaacagtTTGTTTTCATGGCAAAATCGAGGTCACCTTGGGTATAGCAAATAGGGCTATATATTGTCTCTTTTTCCCATATTTAAAGGACATCGAGACAAATTCAAAACACATATTACGCGATTTACAGTAGTGGAAATGTGAAATATTTAGCGTTTCGTAACCTCTTCGCTATCAAATAATGTTTACACTGTCTTAAAGTCGAATACGACGAAAAGCTAAATACATATTTCACATTTCCACTACTATAAATCGAGTAATATGTTAGTAAAAATATCATGTAATTGTGTTTTGAATTTGATTTCGTCCCGATGTCCTCTATAtatggaaaaaagaaaaaatatgtgGTTCTATTTGTTGTACCCAAGGTGACCTCGATTTCGCCATGAAAACAAactgttttcgaaatttttttactGATATCTATTGTGCACTCGATACCCTGCAACTCTTGTTCTATTAAACTTGTTTTTGTCGGATGGCTGCAAgtgatgaaaaataataaaccctgtatgtatatatgtatatgatatgGTAACATGCATAGAACATTTCTTGGTAAAGTTCGTTAAAATTCGTTTGTCGTCGTGACCGTTCGGGTATTGTTCATCCGTGACGAGTGACGATTTGCAGAGCAGATGCGAGCTACGCTTACGCTACAGGCTACAGCTACGGCTACAGTCGAGTCGAGTACGCGCTCAATGAGCGTACTTTTGTTCCTCATGGGAACTGTTTTGCTCTtacgtaaacaaaaaaaaagaagtgtATATAGTTTTTTTCGTATTTCACTGATCTCGTACGACCGTATTTCTTCACATAAATAGTACGTATTTAAACAGGATATTATACATCACCGATAGTATGTATTGCAAACAGATCCTGTTAACAATAATCCGTCGGTCATTAAtcctcgaaataaaaatgttctttgtGTTTACTCGATCCCGCCTTTTCCATTTCTTATATTATGAGTAATATAATCCTGATGTAATTTTTCACGTGATAATCATTTAAAATCATGTATTCGGTAGTTTATAAAAAATGGTCAACTCTGAAGTACAAagtttaattgaattaaatgaaaGTGTATCGTACATATTCGACAATACGATTTCACTGTGTTATAAACTTGTACAGGCGCTTAAAGTTAACCGGAGCGTTAATCTTGTTACCGATCCTTGATTTTGACAGTTCGTTGCATCAGCCTTTCAATGGCTTTGTATAGCTCCTTTCCTTGGCGGTGTAGGTCGGTATTTCGGTATAATTTAAGGTTGACTTTTTAATTTGACACGATCCCCCTTTTctcattttatttaattcgtaTTATCATTGcgcaattatatataattatatataattcttCAGTTTCATTAGAAAATTCGAAATATCATTtagtaatttttttaaagttcGAGCTATTCTTCCGTCAGATGTACATCTCTTTCTCTATAAAATTTTCGgtttttcgtttttaattattttggtCATTTTCTTAATGCCTTCAAAACCTTATTAAAACAAGTTCTATATTCGTGAAATATATTTCTGCTCAAACTTTATATTCGGAGTACATCCTACGATGAGTAACAGAGCTGACGAAATACCCAACCAAATAACTCGCGAATGTTAAAGAGTATCGgaaatcgtattttaagttcGAATCGAGTAAGTACTTACGCGATCTTGTTTTTCCCAACTTTTTTTAGTTGTATGAATTAAAAAGAATGAGAGTCTGTTACTATTTACAAAGTTGTATATTTTCCGATTACAATGCGAATGCAAAATGTGATAGACCGAAAGTTCTCGAAGTTATTTCGAATGTACCCGTTTTCTCGTATGTTCATCGAAAATCGGAACTATCAGTCGACCAGTTTGACGACGGCGCTTGAATTTAAACACGAACACGCGGACCATTAAAAAGACAAAAACATGAAGAACGAAtcgttgaaaatgttttttcaatattatttgtATGTTTAAAATGTTTGTAGCTTAAATAATCTACTCTCTCTTTAAAATGTTTCTCAAGAAAGTTACAATTAATGGaataatagaattttaaatgatgatgtaaacaatgttttatacattgattattattttattgttacagATACAAGGCTAGCCAGCTGCGCCATTCTTGTTGTGTGACACCTGCATCATCAGCCATACTACACATCTTCTGTGTAATATTATTACTTCATTGTTGCTGTAGTTAGCTGTTGGTCACACATCGCAGGAATGGACACATCGGGCTTGCCTGTACCGGATGCAATCCACCCGCTACTCGAACAACTACAAGAAGCTTTGGTTCTTGAAGTAAAATATCAACCTAACCTTCAGTTACCCACTATATCGCAAGTAAGAGCATACAAGTCACATTAACCTTCCATCGGGCGCAACCGATCTGAGAGGCACAGCACGATCATTTAGGTACCTCTTAGGTACCTCGAAAACAGTCACCTCCACCTTTGGGGAGGGCCCAAAAAGGCAGCCCTACGAGTATAGACCTCACCAAGTGCACTATTTCTctaacagcagttgtataaatgaacttaattaggtgtttatcatGTCTTTGAATGTggacccgtcaagcacattgcgcccaaactcggcggtccagatattgcgcccgacggaaggttaacagattcatttatacattttgttCGTTCGCAGTAAATGCACATGTTCCATTTTTCAGAATGACGAAATCACGATCGGAGCTCGTGATGGTTCAGCCCATGTACTGAGGTGTTTGAAAGTATGGTACGACTTACCATCGGATGTGTTTTTTATTGCCATCAACTTGATGGACCGCTTCTTAACAAAAATGAAAGCAAGGCCGAAGCATATGGCTTGTATCAGTGTGTCTGCTTTTCACATAGCTGCTGTTCAATTAGCACAGTCCTTGGATGCTGATCACTTAGTCTCTATTTCCCAGTGCAAATGCACGGGTGGTGATCTGAAACGTATGTCGGAAGTGATAAGGAACAAACTAGAGTGGGCACCCGGTACACAACCCGTTACACCCTTGATTTTTCTTCGATTGTTTCACGCTATGTTCCATGCAGTTGCATTACAGTTTGGTTTGGGAGAGATGTACAATAGTATAGTTACGGTAAGATATATGTTTGATCAATTGTGTATGTAATAATttgacagcagatctttatgcaaaatataaattttctatctgaattgcaacaaactggagtgatatAAAACTTTATTTTCATTAGTGTATAGTGTATATAATAGttggaaaataatgtaacagtacttttaaatccttctaatatttttactgttttaaatgacacccactcatttttgttataaattcataaaacccGCTGTCTTGTAATAATTGATGCTAAAACGAAGACAATGGGAACTTATTATGTATACTGTTTCAGGAATCCGAGCTTCTTCTCAGGCTAGAGATGGTTGCTTGCGATGGTAACTGTGCAAGTCTAAGGCCATCGGAGGTGGCACTTGTTTTACTTTGCACGTACTTAGATAGTGCAGTTAATCGGCTGGATACTAATACAGATACTACCAAATCCACAACCGCTATACCTAGTTCCTCTACGATCAATACGACTGTAATACCGAAACATCAGATACTTAGACTTTTGGAATTTGCAGTAGAACTTCAAAAAATATGTAAGGTAACGTTGAAACGTTAATGTTCACAttagatttttctaatgaaatcgTGCACGCCGTAACGTTTATTCACTCTGTCTACTTATAGATTTCAGACACAAGTTTTTTCTCTACGCATGAGGCTGTAGGTGCTATATTGAGCAAATACAATGCTCAAGAGCAAACTCCTCATAAACAAAGACTGATATGGAGATTATCCTCTCGTACGGCGCGCCTTTTACGTCCAACTGATAAATTCACTTCTGTATTACCTGTTATCGCCGAACACGCTCCAGTTCCTTCACCGAGTAAAATTAGGTATATTTcaacaattaatttaattgattTTTTACTTATAGATATTATTGTATCGTtatagaatataattttttatattttatttaataatacgaCAATAAGTATTTCCcttacatttacagaaaaaatcgtAAGTTCGGTCGACGCCATGGGAACAAGAGACGTTAAGTGGCAATATCGAGGCCTTAAAGTGAGTCTACGGTTGGCAGTATAAGTACTGCAAGACTAGAAATTGGAAAGGGACAtattagaatttttattatattatttttttaggtGCTGGATTAGAAGTTCAGTGTTTATCCGTCAAGCAATAATGGAGGTGTAACTTCAATCTTAAtttgaaattagaaattaaaatagAAAGTACAAATACCGATGTATTTATGTCGTACGACGAACTGTCAAATATTTCCTTTGTATCATACATTGAAAACACTAGTGCACCATACGTTCACATTTTTTTGCAGTATTCTAAAATGGAAAATTGAATCGAAGATTTCGAATATATTAGTTGCATTAGATGCATACTTTTTTTCTTTCAATCGTATCATATGTTTTATATAAAGGAAGACGAGAATTTCTGTtcgaaaaattaatgttttataGCTATATGAAGCACACAAGTGATGTGCAAATGAagcgaagaaaaatcgaaacggCAAATCGTATTTTACTAACGTTAAAGTTAATGTGATACATACAATGTCCAGTGTAAAACTCGTACTTTATGGATAGAATTCTATATGTATGTTTGAAAAGCGAGGAATTGGATCATACGTGAATAtaacttaaaaattaaaaaaattatttaaaaataaattataaaaattaataaatctaaTTACGATGATCaaaatgttcaataaattttaacttttaaaATTTACCAAAAATGAATTCACTGATTGATGTTTTGTCGTCAGACTGTATTGAAATTATGTGTATTGTTTAAGGAgatttaagaagatttaaggagaAACCATGAATGAATGTAAATAGAGTAGTCTCCTGTTACATGTTTTTATGGTATGTAAATGGAGTAAAAGATGCAACGAGCATTTTTGATTGAATAATTTAGAtacttaaccttttgcactcggatGGCATACTGTAAATTTCGTTCAATCTTTTATTTAACgttgtttcgaaattttttaaatattggtacATAAATACGATTATATTAAATTCATATGTATAGATTACGTGTAAGACATACACGCGCGAAAAGAACAGTAAATAGTGATTGCCTTTAACGTAGGCGACATTTAAAATAAACCAAAGCCGATTTCAATCTAGGTAGTATTTATAAAAGAATTATTGAAGAAATGTGAGAAATACgatacgtatgtatatatatatgttcttCTTGATAAACACTGATAAGAGCGCAAGAGGTTAACGatgtataattattatgaatGCTTCAAACAAACTGtttgaaaaaaacaaaaaaaaagaaaatgtcaGCTGTGAAAGTATAATTatgtgtaaaataatttaagatAGTATTACATACGATTACAGATAAGAGCAATATTTTAAAGCCACAATTTGTGATAGAGTTTTTTACTAAGACAGCTTTCAATCGTGGCAATTATTAAATGGTAGCGATATTGTCTCGAGCATTTGAGAATTAAAATTTATCTGTCACCCTTTATTGTGTACTTGTTTTCATATGTTAGGGATCATATGGTCGGTTTTTGTGGCAATCTCGGTAGTGTTGAAAACACGTCGAAAATGGAACAAAAATACTTCGAATTTACTATGAAATAACTTATGTtgaataaatacataataattgtaaaatattaatagaaaaaaaatattgattgtaAAAACACggatatattatgttcttattttatatgaaacgCCTAATTTTTAAACTACACATGTAAGTGTTGTTACTTTGAAACGGCGATTTATTTTCAAAGAGATGGATTCAATTCAAGGCGTCTCTGCATCCATAGCCAGTTTATGCTAGTCATAAGTTgcatatatattaaaatttcatttcgtttttAGAACGAATAGCAAagaataattgaaattacatatcTTAGAATAGTACCAAAATATGTCAGACTGTTATCCAGAGATGTATTTAATCAAACAAGGAAACaagttaattattattgtaaaaCACATGAATTctcttactttttccattagcaCATATTAACCAGTATTACATGCAATTCTGTATATTTTTCGAAGTTATAATTCTAATGAATCTTTTCTTATAATAAAATGCCAAAACaaagtgaaaaaaatataaattttaatatgacaAACAATATATGTATTAACTAGTTTTACTCATTTTGTCTACGAACAACTTTCATGCATTCATgaaaagaataataaaaaatgtcttaggaactatatatatatatatatatttaatcttTGAATAGatattcaaaaatttcaataaaaatagcacACAATGAGTAGGAAtttgtttatatgtatataatatttttgtcttcatttaaatgaagtttaaatttaaattcgtAGAGAATTATTCAGGTTACtatgaaatagaataaaaaattagatTTGATTatcgaaaattgaatatttaaagatatatttattaatataaattaaatatgttaacaTATAATACTGAATTGCTACgttaacatatatatattatttggtGGGAATTGTGATTTTTATAAGAcaatataaaacaaaaaaattgttagaCTTCTCATGCACAAAAAGTAAATAGTtaattctatttcaatttttgtattcTGTACAATCAAACTAAAAGTAAAATTTGTAAAAGTGCTATATATTAACTATAAATACTGTTTATTGCGAACGGAAACGTAAAGCACTAAAAAAAAGCCGTATGTCGCATTTTATTGATGTGTGATGTTAAGTGGCATTATTTGTAATATAACAACATgtgtttataataaaaatgtgtgAAAACAATCACCTAAATTCAGTGATCATCTTTAATGTAATAAGAAATCCTATTGTATTTACATATACATcaacgaaatgaaaaaaatgtgaatCGTTGATTGCAATTGACAATAACTGAACTATTTCGATTACAATCGTAATATCACATaaactttatatatatatagacagCTTTGAAATGAATGTAGTTATTAGTCGAATATTTGAGTTGAGCAACCTTCAATTTCATTCAAAAGCGTTAGGTAAACAAGCGGCTTTTAAGTGTCAAAGACGTTTACGCGTGATAACACGTGGTTTTCCTTGTATATTTGATCACAATATTCATATTATGACATCCCCGGTACACATTGATGGGAGTTTAGGGGAAGGTGTAAGTATTAACAAcctgtttattttttaaatgaacatTTTTGATAGGTTAAGAGGTCAATAAACCatgaatatacaatatacatatttttacttCTTCAAAGGGTGGTCAAGTATTAAGGATAGCACTGTGTTTAAGTGCACTGTACAAAATACCAGTTAAGATTGATAATATTAGAGCCGGTCGTCCCAAACCTGGACTAGCAGCTCAACATTTAAAAGGTACAGATTTATCGATAGACAGTTTATGTTTATATAGGAGTCAAGTAACTTTTCATCGAATATTGTTAAAGGTGTAGAATTATTAAAAAGTATGTGTAATGCTGAAGTGCAAGGAGCACATATAGGATCAACCTATATAGAATTTAAACCAAACCAATTAAACTCTGATAGAAAACATACATTTGTCGTGGATACAGGAACTGCCGGGTGTATTTGTTTGTTAGCTCAGGTAGCACTGCCCTGTGCATTGTTTTTCCCACGAGAAGATGTTGTTACGTTAATTCTGAAAGGTGGTACAAATGTCCCTATGGGGCCGCACATAGAATATCTAACAGAAGTATTAAGACCATTACTGAATAAATTTGGGGCTGATTTTGACTTCAGAGTTGTAAGAAGGTATTGTCATaaacacattattattattaataacatgTTTGATACCATATGTATGCATGGGTGCATGTGTCTATGTGTGTATGTTATGCGTGTATTTACGAGGGTAGTCCCAGAAGTACCCGACCTAACAAAGAAAACACAAAAAATTTGGGAAAAAataactttatttctcaacgtagTCTCCTTTTAGCTTGATACACTTTTCCCAGCGATGTTCAATAGCTTCGTAACCCTGTTTATAGTGAGATCTGTCGAGCTCCTTAAAATAGCCATTAACTGCAGACTCCACCTCTTCATTGTTGGCAAATCTTTTACCACCGagccattttttcaagtttggaaAGAGAAAATAGTCTGAGGGGGCTAAATCTAGCAAATAGGGTGCGTGAGGAAGCAATTCGAACTTTAACTCATTGATTTTGGTCACCGTGATACCAGATGTGTGAACTGGTgcattgtcctgatggaacaacACTTTCTTTCTCGCTAAATGCTATCAAACAAATACTAAACAACGTAGCGTCTTCAGACTTGAAACTTAAGCTTTATAAAGATTGTACTTTTGGCTATAGTAAGTTTTCAAATAACAACCGTCAGCTATATGTAAAGGTCGGGTACTTCTGGGACTACCCTCGTAacatgttataaatagactctggattttatgcatttataataaaaatgagcaagcgcaatttaaaacagtgaagaatTCAGTAAGACTTCAATAAGACTTcaagaatattaatatattattttcaccacattaaaattattaatgaagaatataagtttatatttagctcctgcatcttgcaagtctagttataaatgttataaataaaaatcttctcACAATATTTAACATAAGGTGTAGAGTGTATTCTTTagagaatactaattttttaatGAT
This genomic stretch from Lasioglossum baleicum chromosome 4, iyLasBale1, whole genome shotgun sequence harbors:
- the Cycg gene encoding cyclin G; translation: MDTSGLPVPDAIHPLLEQLQEALVLEVKYQPNLQLPTISQNDEITIGARDGSAHVLRCLKVWYDLPSDVFFIAINLMDRFLTKMKARPKHMACISVSAFHIAAVQLAQSLDADHLVSISQCKCTGGDLKRMSEVIRNKLEWAPGTQPVTPLIFLRLFHAMFHAVALQFGLGEMYNSIVTESELLLRLEMVACDGNCASLRPSEVALVLLCTYLDSAVNRLDTNTDTTKSTTAIPSSSTINTTVIPKHQILRLLEFAVELQKICKISDTSFFSTHEAVGAILSKYNAQEQTPHKQRLIWRLSSRTARLLRPTDKFTSVLPVIAEHAPVPSPSKIRKNRKFGRRHGNKRR